In Melospiza georgiana isolate bMelGeo1 chromosome 20, bMelGeo1.pri, whole genome shotgun sequence, the sequence ATGGGCTGTTGCTGATCTTGGGGCTGCTGCAGTAAAAAGGAGCCTTTCCAGGGCATGTTGCACGCTGGTgtaaaggtgaaaaaaaagatgggaaaaCCTGGTAGGTCCCACAGAGCCCCACGAGGTGCCCGGGGTGGCTGCAGCACCAGTGgcccctgtggctgctgttgcTCCCTCATGCTGAGCCCAGCACCCCTGGTCACAAAATGGGGTCTCCTGATGCTGGAGAGGGGTCCAGGAAGGCAAACCAAGGGGtgcaaagggatttttaaagCTCTGCCTTGCCCTGGagtgtggctgccccagcaggagctccagcatCTCATCACAGCATGCACAGGCAGCTCTTGtccccctcctgtcccctcctcaaGCTGCCACTGGCTGTCCAGCCCAAAACCCCCTCACAGAGCCATGGAGGGAGGGTTTTGTCAATGAAAGCCAAGGGCTGTGATTTCCCTGTAGGAATTCAGCTACAAAAGGGTCCCTGAGGTTTCTCTCTCCCTGACCAGGCAGAGCCCTGCGTTTGCACCACCACCACGGGACACTGATTGGTTTTCCAACGCCACCCAACAAATTAGTGCTGAAAGCTCGGGGATCTAAGGTGAAAACTGGCAAGGGTGAGGTTTGGGCTTAGCTGGCATGATCTTGTTGTACGCTGCACGCCATGAGTCACGCGGGACTCCCAGGGAAAGGGAATTACCTTGCAAATATCCCAGGTTTACCCGATTCATCACATCACTGGCTGTTAAATTTGCTACATCCTCTACAGAACATACAGGGAAAGGCACAGACataaacagagagagagagagaggtcAGCAAGCCATGGTTTGGCAAATATCAGAGACGAGCTCCTGCGCTGCAGCCAAAACGtgagcaaaagaaaaaggaaaggggcaGAAGGCAGAGCAACGTTTTGCATGGGTGTCCAGACACTGACAGTGACACAGGGTGACAACACAcagtccctgcactgctgggtgcccaaggagctgctggtccccagctgtgcccagtgtccctgtcctgcaccccctcactgtcccctctcctgccaGAGCTCCCCCAGTTTGCTTCAACCAAAATTTGCCAGCCTTGACCTGACCCCAAGATGTGCCTCAAGCCTGACCAAGGCCAGACAGCCCCCCTGGAACTGCCACAGAAACTGCTGGGACTGGGGATGAAGGGAAAACAGGAGAGGGGGGTACACCCCTGCAAGGCCTTGCCTGCAGTCCCCGTCCTTGCCCCGTCCCACCAcactccagctctcctgcccccatccctggggatgctggcagtgccacaacCACCCTGGGCCCCCACTCCAAACCACTCCAAAACCCTCCTGCACTGCACTCCTGGACGTttgctcctcttccttcccGTGCCTAGAGCCaagaggggaaaggaggaatcccaccccaaaatcaGCTCCCATCCCAGCCGGGGCTCACTGCCAGCCTGAGTGTGGGCAGGGGGTGGACAGACACTCCTGGAGGATGGAGCagacaagcagcagcacaggatggcttcaaagaaagaaagaaaataaaaaaaaaccaaaccaaccaaacaaaaggAGCTGTGGGCTACAGACTTTGTCATAActgagggctgggagctgtcCAGGGTGACACAGATGCCAGCACCGACGGGCAGGTTCAAGCTTGACGAGAGAtgtggctgcacagagggaCCCTGAGCGCCGTGGCTGTCACAGCCACACACCCGTGTCACACGCAATGAAGCAACTCAGCCCTGCAGCTACCGAGAGCTTTTCCACAGAGAGTTTACGACAGATTAAAGTCCATAAAGAAAGGGGCTGCGCCAGCTGACGGGGTtgggcctctccctgccaaacTACGGGGGCTCTTGGGCACGAGGTTTGTGCTGACCTGGGCTCGGGCTGTCCTGAACCACCATCTCTGCATGGCCAGAAAGTGGGGCACAAACGGGGCCGTGTGGGGACACCgggccctgctgcaggcacaggggccACTCTGCCACTGCCAACGCCTGCCTGgagccatcccagagcccagagatgggggggctgcctgcagctggccgggggtgccaggggagggaggggggctGCGTGGGGGgaccccagcctggggctgcacaaGCACAAGCAAGCCGGGGATGAGGCGCAGCCCGGCTGGGACGGGCTCGGCGCTAAGCCGGGCATGGGGTTAGGCTGGCGTGGGGTTAGGCTGGCTCAGGGGTCGGGTTAGGCCGGGCCGGGGTTACCTGAGGAGCCCGCGGGCGCTGCGGCGGCGGCACTTACCGTACCCGGTGGTGGGCAGGCCCAGGTGCTTCATGCGGTTCTTGACGAGCTCGGAGAGCTCCTGGCGCTCGGAGCGGCGGTACAGGCTGAGGCGCTGCTGGCTGATCCACTCGGCCGTCTTGCTGGAGTGCTTGTTGCCCTTGCGGCTGAGGCGCCGCGCCCACTGCATGCTCTTGCGCCGCAGCAGCGGGTGCTCCGACTGGTCGCTGGAGCACGAGTTGCGGTGGTGGCTCGTCTTGATGCCCCAGTGCTCCTTGACGTCCTTGGTGTCCTCGCAGTCCTCAACATTGATTGAGATCTGTGACTAGAAGCCCAGCAGGTCACGCGGGATGGGGGGTGGCCAAGGGGGCTTTGGCCTGGGCCTGGCATGGTGCGATCTCTCCCACAGGGTGGGGTCTCTCCCACGGGGAGAgattattttggggttttttgggttccTTCCTCTGACCCCAATGGGCTCTCCCAGCATTTTCTCTCTGCACTGCAAGAACCGCCAGGCTGGCAGAGTTCACcgaatcccagagtggtttggattggaaggcaCTCACTCCTTGCCCACTCCTTGCCATGGTCCAccacaccaggctgctccaagtcctgtcGAACCTGGCCTTGAACTTCCCAGgaaggggcagccacagcttcccttggATAAGCTGAGGGGAGTCTTGTGGGCATCTCACACAGGATCACTTCTGGGATATCTGCCCAAGGAGCAGCCATGCCCTCAtctccctctcttccctctTACTGCATCTGTGCTGCCACATGTCTGACCCAGCAATCCCCGCTGGTGAGCAGGAATTTATTAATGAAGCCTTTTAAGGCCTCTCAAGGAGCTGGGTTGCATTTAATTAAATGTCAACTTTcagctccctgtcactgcctcCTTGCAAAGTTGAACGCTGAAGGTATTTAAAGGgatcctggctgctcccttgctCCTGATCCCGGTTAATTACATCAGGGCACTGAGGCTCAGCCAGTATCTCCCGTCCATGGGGACAGGCAGGCTgcgctggcactggggctgggagctggcacaAAGCAGGGGGTGGCTCTTGTggccagggccagcccagggctcagccagggTGGGGACGGGGGGCACGGCCGGGCGCGAGCGGCACTCACCTGCGCTCGGATGTcgtggggctgcagcaggggaggagaagggaaaaccACGAGTCAGCGCAGCAaagggcagccctgctgtgcccaccctgctccccaAGGTGCCCAGGGTGTGGCAGAGCCGAGAAcatccagcactgcctggagaCCCAGCTGGGGAACCAGGACAGCACCACCCAGCGCGGCCACTCGAatgaaataaacacaaaaattccctttcccctgctctcccctccccactctgctgcacccagctctgaggagctccagcaccCTCCTGGATCCCGGCTTGGCTGGCaccacagccccttcccagcccgtGCCCTACCTCGGAGGTGGCGAACATGTGCGACTCCGTCCTGTAGATGCCGATGGGGATCTCGGcactggaggagcagagcttcTGGAAGAGGCGTCCGTACGTCCGGATCCACAGGTCATCCTCAGTGATCTTCATCTGAGCAACACAGGGCCAGCATGGACCGACACAGGGCCAGCATGGACCAATGCAGGGCCAGCATGGATTCCCCACTGCACCTCAGGCTGCTCCTGAGCTCCACCCCAGCCCATCCATGACCGTGCCAAAAGTGATTTCCACAAGAAAATCAGGGGCAATTTCTGACCTCAGCCTTCAAAACAGAGAGTTTGGTCcttggcagctcctgggctttTGGCAGCACTGAGGTTCCCCAAAATGGAGGGGAACAATGACCTGGCAATGCTGctctgtcactgtgatattttctgaaaaatcctttcaccaGGATTACTTCTCCTGgcaagatgagaagcctcagcttctccatgttttgctactttagaatgtgatttggagaattgtttacccagcatgtgaattgtttttaactaatggccagtcacagcccagctgtgtcagactctctgaggAGTCacgggtttttattattcattattttctaGCCTtttgtctgtatcctttctctattctttagtaatagtttaagaatagaatagatcataataaatcagccttctgagaacttggagtcaaatcctcatctctcacctcgtcctggggaccccaTAACCCCACACTGCTCTCTCCTGGGGACCCCATAACCCCACACTGCTCCCCCCCAGATCTGCAGAAGAGGGGAGCCCCCAAGCCCATGCACAGGGTGACAGATGCCAGTAGATCCAGGCCCCCTTGGCTGATGGTTTCACCCCAAGGGACTCGGCACGTACCGCACAGAGGTACCCGGAGCCCGGCGTGGTGTCGAGGCCCAGCAGCAGCCGAGTGATGGTGATCATGTAATCCTTCACGAACGACTGCGGAGACATTTGGGCAGGAAAACCAGGGAAAGGTCggctcagctgctccctgggggatgccccagctgcagggctgtgtctcaCCTGGTAGAGCAGCGTGTCCAGCATGCTGATGCTGAAGACTCTCCCGGCGGCGAAGGGCAGCCGGAACAtgaaggccaggttggagccaTTCTCTCGCTCTCTCTGCaagaagaaagggaaatttGAGCTCAGATTGCACAGAAAATTAGAGGGTTCATGGCAATGGCAGGGCACAGGTGTAATGTTTCTGGTGAGTGTGGCAGGAGGAAACCAGGGCAGCATCTTTGCGctgcagaaaaagaagatatttttttctccatggaaaTGTGCGAGACATGATTGGGTTTTCTGGACATGGGAAAAGCACAGGACCTCAAATGTAGTCAGTCACTGTCAGTGTTGACTTCCCAGGCCCCTATGCAAAGAACAATCTCCTCTTACCTTTTCTAGCTTAGAAAGGGCCAGAGAGTAACTGTCCTTTGCTCTGAACTGCATGAACCTCATGTTGGAGGGGTGGGTCAGCTCCGTGATaatgctgaggctggggaagAGCCTGCAATGGAAAGAGATCTGTTGTCCTGCAGCTGTCTCTGAGGATTTAAAGCCTGAGGAAGACCACAGTCATCCCTGTGCTGTCTGAGGTCAGAAATAGCTGGTTACAtgctgcttcctgcagcaaacccagtgCCAGATGTGTCCCACTGTCCATAGCCACCACCCCAGGCACTGGCACCCGTCCTGGTCCTCTCCCCAGCAGTGGTCACCCTCACCTGAACATGGTCTGGACGTTGACAATGGTCTTGGCATCTGCCATGTAGTCCTCCTCAGCACTCATGGTGCTCTCCTTGTCCACCACCACCAAGTTGTCAGCGTAGATGATGCCACACTGCAGCAAACTGTCCAGGCTGGGCAGATCCCAAAGACAAGAGCGCAGGGTCAGCCCTTGGAAACGacacagggaagcagcacagGGGTTCCACGGcgagcccaggctgctcccaacCTGCTCTTCACCTGCTCCCATCTCCCAGGGAGGGGTTGACAACTCGAGAAGCCCGAGGTGGGCTCAGCTCTACGCTACCAACCCTGGGGCTTCTCACGGGGTGACCGAAAAGTCTGGGCTGGGCTAAATGCAACAATTCAGGCACGACAGCCATCCGTGGGAACACCTACTTGTCAATGGTGCCCTCCATGTAGTACACCATGGGGAAACAGCAGATGGCCTCCAGAAAGTGGTGCTCAGGCCTGGGGGGAGAGCCACAGAGAGCGAGGTGGTTCAGCATGTCCATGCAGCAGAGACAGACACAAAACCCCAGCGCCAGCCAGCCCAGGTACCCCACAATGGCACCACTGCTCCCTCACACTCCCACCCCACAGCACAAACTGCCCGGGCAATGCAGGGAGGCTCTGTGGGAGGGAGAACACCCCTGGAGAAGTACTTGCTTGTTGTCCAGCAGCAGCACGATGGGGTTGAGCTCCTTGCGGGAGCGGTAGTAGGCGCGCAGCGGGACGATGAAGTTGTAGAGGCCGTTCCCCGCTGTCTCTGCAGAAACGATGATCAGCTTGTTCTTGAAGCCGTAGGCTTTGGCATCCTCAAAGCTGTTGTGTTTGCAGCCCTGTGGGGGTGGGACAGCCCAGCACTCAGCGGGCACGTcctgggggggctcagccccaggcagcccccacagccccggCTCACCTTGTCCAGCCTCAGGCAGCAGAACGGGGCTTTCTCGGGCAGCAGGTGGCACAGGGTCGGGGAGCTCCCGATGTAGGGCGAGTTTGGGGGGTAGCCCTTCACGTacctgcagcagggagaaatCTGTGTGAGGACAGGGAGAGCTTGCCATTTATCCAGcactcagctgctggggaaaacATTCAACAGCAACACGTTCTTCTCCTGGCGAGATGAGAAGcatcagcttctccatgttttgctgctttggaatgggatttggagaattgtttgcCCAGCATGTGAATTATTTCAACTTAAGGACCGATTCCAGTCTAGCTGTGTCGGGAGTGgtcagtcacaagtttttaCTATCcattcctttctagctttcttTTGTATATATCCTTTGTATTTTggatgtatcctttctcttttctttagtatagttttagtatataattttcatataatataatacaatatgaTATAATATTATATGATATAGTATTATATCATGTggtataatataaatataatataacataatataatataatataatataatataatataatataatataatataatataatataatataatataatataatataatataatataatataatataatataatataatataatataatataatacaatgtaatgtaatataaatttatatatatagttgatatattatataatataatatagtataatataatacagtatAGTGAATATAGTATCGTAGAATATGGTAGAGTATAGTATAATATCATATAGTAgaatatcatattatatcatatatcaCATATCAATCTTCTGAGAACTCtgagtcaattctcatctctcacatCCTCCTGGTGACCCCAACACCACCACAAGGACTGGTGAGCACACAGCCACAGCGAGCCAGAGGCGCCTGGATCCCACCAGGTCCCAGTGGAACGAACCGGCCAAAGAGAGAGCGACTCACTCGAGCACCGCTGACCCCTCCTCGTCCGACTGCGTCATCTCGTCCTCGGACTGGTCGCTGAGGAGGTcgcagggcagcagggaggaggtgtcagccagctccagcaccGGGGCGATGCTGGGCCGCCGCGTGCCCGAGCCGTTCTCGGCGGGCAGGGCCAGCTTGCTGCTGTTGGCAGGGCGGCACTCGGTGTTCTGCAGGTCCATGGCCACTGTACCTGGACACACACGGGGGAGGCAGCACGGCAAACACGCTCTAAGGGGGGGAAATGTCACAGCAgcctcctgtccccaggcccTGCACGGGGATGAGGCAGCCCGGATGATGCTGAGTTGTTGGTGGGCACGGGGAGTGCAGGTGAAGCCCCCACTGGTGGTCTCCACCTGTGTGCAGCATCTCCCCAGGGGCTGTCTCTCCCTCTATTCCCCTCACAGCTCCATggccagctgctccctgaaCTGCCAAACCAGGCTCTGCAGGAGTTTTTGCCATGCTGATGTGTCTCTGAGGTGACAGCCCAACCCCTGCCCACAACTCCTCGTGGGCTCTGGCAGACACAAGTCAGGTCAGGAGCCACatctgccctggcagtgccctcccTGTGGATGTCCCTTTGCCccagggagaggcaggcaggcagcaatGCCCTCACCCACCTCCCACATCCCTCCCGAGCAGCTCCAGGCCCTAGAATATCAGAATCCTTACGGATAGAAAAGTCCTCTGAGACTGAATCCAGCCATTCCCCCAGCACTCTCAACCTGCCACTAAATCATGTTCCCAAATGCCACATCTACAGGTaatttaaatccctccagggatggtgactccaccactgccctgtgccAAAGCTTCACAGCCCTTTCTGTGAAGgaattcttcctaatatccaacaaGACAGACTTCCTCATCCTGTCCTCCAGCGGCttccaaaaaccaaacacattGATGGAGTGTCCCAAGAAGCAGAGCCCAGACATTGGCCTTGCCAaacaccctgccctgctggcactcACGtcatgtctgtctgtccctctcaTCACCCTGCCAAAGGTCCCTCTGAGTGGAGCTGTGCGACAAACAGCGCTCAGCAAAGCGCTCCGAGGCCTGCTGGGGGATAATCTATGCAAATTGCTGCTCAGGAGTACAAACACATAAATTATTTGCTTGAAATATAATGTGCTCGTGTGGCTCAGCTCCTCCAAAACTTGTTCTCCCCGGATACAAGAGGGAAGTAATGACTCATGGTATTTTTCACTTGCAGAAATGCACcgctggctgcagggagagcaacGGCTTGGGAAGCATAAAGGTGATTTAGGATGTGCCCCATGGCATTTCTTCCTCCAGCCTTGGAAATAATTGGGGGCTAAATCCAGGCTTGGGGCATTTATGCAAATACCCTTAATGATAATGGACATCACGAGGTTTAATAATGATATTTGAGCTTGCTGAGAGCATGCAGAGTGCAAGGGAATATGTATTTTACTGGTGAGATTTCTGGAAGAGAGCACGGAAAGGGtttttggggagggaggagagtgGCAAGGAGAGCGCAAAACACAGAATAAACCCAAATGTGGGGAGGAAACCAAACCCAAAGGAACCCAAAGGTGGGGGAGGTGATGGAGGGGAtgtgccagcccctgctgccccccgagcccccccaCTCACCCATGCTGGCAATGATGCTGTGCACGGGCAGCCGGGAGGGGCCGTCGTAGCTGCCTGCAAAGCccttcttcttctgcttctcctcctgcttGAAGATGAAGGCAGAGTTCTCCTCCTTGGTGATGTTGATGTAGAAGCAGGTGTCCGAGGCTGCCATGATGTGCCTGGGGCCGGGGTTCAGCAGGATGCTCTTGTTCTCCTCCCTGCGGATCCCGATCAGGCAGACACCGTACCTgggggggaaggagcaggggctgggcattccctgggcattcccagctgggaaaatCCCCTCTGGGACactgtccctgcacacaggacctggcagcagccccagcccagggggagCAGTGGCTGGGCATTCCCAGCTGGGGAAAATCccctcctgtcacagacacattttatgaaaaatcctttccttaggatttttcctcctgagaagctgagaggcctcaggaacaaaatgtaaacaatggttatctgctgctgtggaatgcaacaggtggatctttgactggtctcatagagttgtttctaattaatggccaatcatagCTGGCTTGGAATCTTTCTCTGACACACAAGCCTTTGTGTGTCACACATtccttcttttctattcttagccagccttctgatcaaatcctttcttctattcttctatttattattttattatatatattatattaaaactaatataatgtataataaaatatattttaatataaatgtattaaaatatataatataatataatataatataatataatataatataatataatataatataatataatataacataatataatataatataatataatataatataatataatataatataatataatataatataatataatatatattaaaatatattttattatatatcataatatataatatatagctaatttttatatatattaaaatttcattttaatagaatatgttttatattttaataaaatatgttaatataatatatataatttttaatgtaatatatattataaaataataaatcaagccttctgaaaaaaatggagtcagatcctcgtctcttccctcatcctcacacccctgtgaacacggtcacaccctcctgcaggggctgggcatTCCCAGCTGGGGAAAATCCCCTCAAAGAAcctcacagcagccccagcgctgtccccagggtgtgcagacagacagatccccctgcccagagccccctgcCCTCACTTCTTGTGCGCGTGGAAGGCGGCGTAGGTGAAGCTCTTGCCCTCGTACTCCATGAAGAACTTGCTGTCCCCCATGCGGATGTGATAGACCTCATTGCCCGAGCAGCGCCCGTACATGCGCTGCCACTGCTCCGGAGACTCCTGGCCCTCCCTGCAAGGGCAGCACCAGCATCAGCGGGGACCCccggggctgggatgggaccctggggctgggatgggaccCCTGAAACTGGGATGggatccctggggctgggatgggaccCCTGAAACTGGGATGGGATCCCTGAAACTGGGATGGGACCctcaggggtgggatgggaccCTGGAGCTGAGATGGGACCCACAGGAGTGGAAAGGGACCCCCTGGTTCTGTGATAGCCCCCTGGATCTGGGATGgacccctggagctgggatgggatgcCCAGGGGTGGGATAGGACCCCCAAGGCTGGGATGGGACACCCTGGACTTGGGATGGGACCCCAGGGGCTTCAATGCAACCCCTGGGGCTGTGATAGacccctggggctgggatggacccctggggctgggatgggaccCCTGGAGCTGACACGGGTCCCCAAACCCCAGCCAGATTCTGTTGGATTCCCCAGCaatccctggagctgcccccgAGCCCggcagcagggaggtgacagtgacacacggCCACGGGCTGCTGGTGCTCTCCCAGGATGAGCTCATTCTCACTTTGGGCTCTAAGTGCCTTTTTATTTAACAGGGCTCCTGCA encodes:
- the KCNT1 gene encoding potassium channel subfamily T member 1 isoform X1; amino-acid sequence: MPFSGEERSLQGIYKPAEGRPARSECYTNRSFVYDDGSAHRLSSPGGCGGGDGGGSRKSGVILDIASLKMTELESEVLPLPPRYRFRDLLLGDQSFQSDDRVQVEFYVNENTFKERLKLFFIKNQRSSLRIRLFNFSLKLLTCLLYIVRVLLDNPEEGIGCWECEKQNYTAFNQSTNINWSHIFWVDRKTPLWAVQVSIALISFLETMLLTYLSYKGNIWEQIFRISFILEMINTVPFIITIFWPPLRNLFIPVFLNCWLAKYALENMINDLHRAIQRTQSAMFNQVLILICTLLCLVFTGTCGIQHLERAGEKLSLFKSFYFCIVTFSTVGYGDVTPKIWPSQLLVVIMICVALVVLPLQFEELVYLWMERQKSGGNYSRHRAQTEKHVVLCVSSLKIDLLMDFLNEFYAHPRLQDYYVVILCPTEMDIQVRRVLQIPLWSQRVIYLQGSALKDQDLMRAKMDNGEACFILSSRNEVDRTAADHQTILRAWAVKDFAPNCPLYVQILKPENKFHVKFADHVVCEEECKYAMLALNCVCPATSTLITLLVHTSRGQEGQESPEQWQRMYGRCSGNEVYHIRMGDSKFFMEYEGKSFTYAAFHAHKKYGVCLIGIRREENKSILLNPGPRHIMAASDTCFYINITKEENSAFIFKQEEKQKKKGFAGSYDGPSRLPVHSIIASMGTVAMDLQNTECRPANSSKLALPAENGSGTRRPSIAPVLELADTSSLLPCDLLSDQSEDEMTQSDEEGSAVLEYVKGYPPNSPYIGSSPTLCHLLPEKAPFCCLRLDKGCKHNSFEDAKAYGFKNKLIIVSAETAGNGLYNFIVPLRAYYRSRKELNPIVLLLDNKPEHHFLEAICCFPMVYYMEGTIDNLDSLLQCGIIYADNLVVVDKESTMSAEEDYMADAKTIVNVQTMFRLFPSLSIITELTHPSNMRFMQFRAKDSYSLALSKLEKRERENGSNLAFMFRLPFAAGRVFSISMLDTLLYQSFVKDYMITITRLLLGLDTTPGSGYLCAMKITEDDLWIRTYGRLFQKLCSSSAEIPIGIYRTESHMFATSEPHDIRAQSQISINVEDCEDTKDVKEHWGIKTSHHRNSCSSDQSEHPLLRRKSMQWARRLSRKGNKHSSKTAEWISQQRLSLYRRSERQELSELVKNRMKHLGLPTTGYEDVANLTASDVMNRVNLGYLQDEMNDHQNTLSYVLINPPPDTRLELNDIVYLIRSDPLAHVANDGHSRKSSCSNKLGSGNPETRDETQL
- the KCNT1 gene encoding potassium channel subfamily T member 1 isoform X6 translates to MPPGGALCRGGTACPAMLSSPGGCGGGDGGGSRKSGVILDIASLKMTELESEVLPLPPRYRFRDLLLGDQSFQSDDRVQVEFYVNENTFKERLKLFFIKNQRSSLRIRLFNFSLKLLTCLLYIVRVLLDNPEEGIGCWECEKQNYTAFNQSTNINWSHIFWVDRKTPLWAVQVSIALISFLETMLLTYLSYKGNIWEQIFRISFILEMINTVPFIITIFWPPLRNLFIPVFLNCWLAKYALENMINDLHRAIQRTQSAMFNQVLILICTLLCLVFTGTCGIQHLERAGEKLSLFKSFYFCIVTFSTVGYGDVTPKIWPSQLLVVIMICVALVVLPLQFEELVYLWMERQKSGGNYSRHRAQTEKHVVLCVSSLKIDLLMDFLNEFYAHPRLQDYYVVILCPTEMDIQVRRVLQIPLWSQRVIYLQGSALKDQDLMRAKMDNGEACFILSSRNEVDRTAADHQTILRAWAVKDFAPNCPLYVQILKPENKFHVKFADHVVCEEECKYAMLALNCVCPATSTLITLLVHTSRGQEGQESPEQWQRMYGRCSGNEVYHIRMGDSKFFMEYEGKSFTYAAFHAHKKYGVCLIGIRREENKSILLNPGPRHIMAASDTCFYINITKEENSAFIFKQEEKQKKKGFAGSYDGPSRLPVHSIIASMGTVAMDLQNTECRPANSSKLALPAENGSGTRRPSIAPVLELADTSSLLPCDLLSDQSEDEMTQSDEEGSAVLEYVKGYPPNSPYIGSSPTLCHLLPEKAPFCCLRLDKGCKHNSFEDAKAYGFKNKLIIVSAETAGNGLYNFIVPLRAYYRSRKELNPIVLLLDNKPEHHFLEAICCFPMVYYMEGTIDNLDSLLQCGIIYADNLVVVDKESTMSAEEDYMADAKTIVNVQTMFRLFPSLSIITELTHPSNMRFMQFRAKDSYSLALSKLEKRERENGSNLAFMFRLPFAAGRVFSISMLDTLLYQSFVKDYMITITRLLLGLDTTPGSGYLCAMKITEDDLWIRTYGRLFQKLCSSSAEIPIGIYRTESHMFATSEPHDIRAQSQISINVEDCEDTKDVKEHWGIKTSHHRNSCSSDQSEHPLLRRKSMQWARRLSRKGNKHSSKTAEWISQQRLSLYRRSERQELSELVKNRMKHLGLPTTGYEDVANLTASDVMNRVNLGYLQDEMNDHQNTLSYVLINPPPDTRLELNDIVYLIRSDPLAHVANDGHSRKSSCSNKLGSGNPETRDETQL
- the KCNT1 gene encoding potassium channel subfamily T member 1 isoform X8, which encodes MARAKLKNSPSESNAHVKTVPAGTTEDVHGVSPLLPSRRMGSMGSDVGQRVQVEFYVNENTFKERLKLFFIKNQRSSLRIRLFNFSLKLLTCLLYIVRVLLDNPEEGIGCWECEKQNYTAFNQSTNINWSHIFWVDRKTPLWAVQVSIALISFLETMLLTYLSYKGNIWEQIFRISFILEMINTVPFIITIFWPPLRNLFIPVFLNCWLAKYALENMINDLHRAIQRTQSAMFNQVLILICTLLCLVFTGTCGIQHLERAGEKLSLFKSFYFCIVTFSTVGYGDVTPKIWPSQLLVVIMICVALVVLPLQFEELVYLWMERQKSGGNYSRHRAQTEKHVVLCVSSLKIDLLMDFLNEFYAHPRLQDYYVVILCPTEMDIQVRRVLQIPLWSQRVIYLQGSALKDQDLMRAKMDNGEACFILSSRNEVDRTAADHQTILRAWAVKDFAPNCPLYVQILKPENKFHVKFADHVVCEEECKYAMLALNCVCPATSTLITLLVHTSRGQEGQESPEQWQRMYGRCSGNEVYHIRMGDSKFFMEYEGKSFTYAAFHAHKKYGVCLIGIRREENKSILLNPGPRHIMAASDTCFYINITKEENSAFIFKQEEKQKKKGFAGSYDGPSRLPVHSIIASMGTVAMDLQNTECRPANSSKLALPAENGSGTRRPSIAPVLELADTSSLLPCDLLSDQSEDEMTQSDEEGSAVLEYVKGYPPNSPYIGSSPTLCHLLPEKAPFCCLRLDKGCKHNSFEDAKAYGFKNKLIIVSAETAGNGLYNFIVPLRAYYRSRKELNPIVLLLDNKPEHHFLEAICCFPMVYYMEGTIDNLDSLLQCGIIYADNLVVVDKESTMSAEEDYMADAKTIVNVQTMFRLFPSLSIITELTHPSNMRFMQFRAKDSYSLALSKLEKRERENGSNLAFMFRLPFAAGRVFSISMLDTLLYQSFVKDYMITITRLLLGLDTTPGSGYLCAMKITEDDLWIRTYGRLFQKLCSSSAEIPIGIYRTESHMFATSEPHDIRAQSQISINVEDCEDTKDVKEHWGIKTSHHRNSCSSDQSEHPLLRRKSMQWARRLSRKGNKHSSKTAEWISQQRLSLYRRSERQELSELVKNRMKHLGLPTTGYEDVANLTASDVMNRVNLGYLQDEMNDHQNTLSYVLINPPPDTRLELNDIVYLIRSDPLAHVANDGHSRKSSCSNKLGSGNPETRDETQL